From Spirosoma aerolatum, one genomic window encodes:
- a CDS encoding family 20 glycosylhydrolase, translated as MKRIKAILLGVLIGSGLNPAAATPVPVLPYPQQVIVGKPLPPIGTAVAFTGSGLESGVTKRLAANWQLAGLNQSAQASQQTVTLIVSGKSAKANALVDGYTAGWSGKVGAEGYVLVLNTRHKFIAANTETGLFYGLQSLKQLVRAGWNQEITITDWPSFANRGIYDDISRGPTPKVSTIKKQIERMAELKINSLSFYIEHVVQPRSYPDFAPADGKLTMDDIRELSAYAAQFHMQLVGSFQSFGHFANILSHPKYQPMGETSTMISPLDPKARAFLASVITELCGAFNSPYFNVNCDETFDLGKGKSKAYVDRVGVAKYYADHIKFLYDVLKKQHKQLMMWGDIALQHEEILDLLPKDIIYLTWEYGDQKSYDTWIQPFVKRGLTFIVCPGIVNSNRLFPDMVMARGNINGFLKAGKQAGTAGVLTTIWDEGPMCFFHSDWYGVYTAAEKSWNISQGETGSFNERFERTAYNTGNGNYVKALFTLMELRGIPLTYNLAEQIWLQKLLPDSGKKLIINNQDVPKIQAIVNTGLTYVRAAEPQLNHTDGQFLQFTLQQYQLLMDSRLLLAQAADTYRTAQSQHNTAALQATIQAIVGLQARYQSLKETYRSLWEAENQPYYLAINLNGFDAKITQLQQLTTRLQNLIASSAPLPAIAAIGLDIKASNAFYFQNWLLTGPFKTPTPPRFLYSEDPAYNVPPKPGDMAQFQGKSYRWQKYISQEGGIVDLSDYYKNASGAVAYAYCSITADSAQAVTAQISTQAVELFVNGTQVQPGNAVDQDETPFAINLAKGVNHILLKLPTSASWNFAFRLDTRKPITNHKHKYSLNAKTSVHEAD; from the coding sequence ATGAAACGAATCAAGGCAATTTTGCTGGGTGTACTGATCGGTTCTGGACTGAATCCAGCCGCAGCTACGCCTGTTCCGGTATTACCCTATCCGCAGCAGGTTATTGTAGGCAAGCCATTACCGCCAATCGGTACGGCTGTTGCCTTTACAGGCTCCGGTCTCGAATCGGGCGTGACCAAACGACTTGCGGCAAACTGGCAACTGGCTGGCCTAAACCAGTCAGCACAAGCCTCTCAGCAGACCGTCACGTTGATTGTATCCGGCAAATCGGCTAAAGCCAATGCCCTGGTCGACGGCTACACGGCTGGCTGGTCTGGCAAAGTGGGGGCCGAAGGCTACGTTCTTGTCCTAAATACCAGACACAAATTCATTGCCGCCAATACCGAAACCGGCCTTTTCTACGGTCTTCAATCGCTGAAACAACTTGTCCGCGCAGGTTGGAATCAGGAGATAACGATTACAGACTGGCCTTCGTTTGCCAATCGGGGGATTTACGACGACATCAGCCGGGGGCCTACACCTAAGGTCAGCACAATCAAAAAGCAGATCGAACGGATGGCGGAGTTGAAAATCAACTCCCTCTCGTTTTACATCGAGCATGTGGTACAACCCCGGTCCTACCCCGACTTTGCCCCTGCCGATGGCAAGCTGACGATGGACGACATTCGGGAGCTTTCGGCCTATGCGGCTCAATTTCATATGCAACTGGTGGGCAGCTTTCAGTCGTTCGGCCATTTCGCTAATATTCTGTCGCACCCCAAATATCAGCCGATGGGTGAAACCTCCACGATGATTTCGCCACTCGATCCGAAAGCCAGGGCGTTTCTGGCGAGTGTCATCACGGAGTTGTGCGGAGCGTTCAACTCACCCTATTTCAACGTTAACTGCGACGAAACGTTTGATCTGGGCAAAGGCAAATCCAAAGCGTACGTCGATCGTGTGGGCGTGGCGAAATATTACGCTGACCACATCAAATTTCTGTACGACGTGCTTAAAAAGCAGCACAAACAGCTCATGATGTGGGGCGACATTGCCCTGCAACACGAAGAGATTCTGGACCTGCTGCCGAAAGACATTATCTACCTCACCTGGGAGTATGGCGATCAAAAATCCTACGACACCTGGATACAGCCCTTCGTGAAACGGGGGCTCACCTTCATCGTCTGCCCAGGCATCGTCAACTCGAATCGGCTCTTCCCCGATATGGTCATGGCCCGAGGCAACATAAATGGTTTTCTTAAAGCGGGTAAGCAGGCAGGTACAGCGGGGGTTTTGACAACCATTTGGGATGAAGGGCCTATGTGCTTCTTCCACAGCGACTGGTATGGCGTGTATACAGCCGCCGAAAAAAGCTGGAACATCAGTCAGGGCGAGACAGGCTCTTTCAACGAACGGTTCGAGCGTACGGCTTACAACACAGGTAATGGAAACTACGTAAAAGCGCTGTTCACACTGATGGAGCTTCGCGGCATTCCGCTGACGTATAACCTGGCCGAGCAGATCTGGCTGCAAAAGCTCCTGCCCGACAGCGGAAAGAAGCTCATTATCAATAATCAGGATGTACCGAAAATTCAGGCTATCGTCAACACGGGCCTAACCTACGTCAGGGCCGCTGAGCCGCAATTAAATCATACGGATGGACAGTTTCTGCAATTTACCCTGCAACAGTATCAGTTGCTGATGGACTCCCGGCTGCTGCTCGCCCAGGCTGCCGATACATACCGAACTGCCCAAAGCCAGCACAATACCGCAGCTTTACAGGCCACAATACAGGCCATTGTGGGCCTGCAGGCCCGGTATCAGTCCTTGAAAGAAACATACCGCAGCCTGTGGGAAGCCGAAAATCAACCCTACTACCTGGCCATCAACCTAAACGGGTTCGACGCCAAGATTACCCAGTTGCAGCAGCTTACAACCCGGCTGCAAAACCTCATTGCATCATCCGCCCCACTACCCGCCATTGCAGCCATCGGGCTGGATATCAAAGCCAGTAATGCCTTCTACTTCCAGAACTGGCTCCTGACAGGGCCGTTTAAAACGCCGACACCACCCCGTTTTCTATACTCCGAAGATCCTGCCTACAACGTCCCGCCCAAGCCCGGCGATATGGCCCAATTTCAGGGCAAGAGCTATCGCTGGCAGAAATACATCTCGCAGGAAGGCGGTATTGTCGACCTAAGCGACTACTACAAAAACGCTTCCGGAGCCGTGGCTTATGCCTACTGTTCGATCACGGCCGATAGTGCTCAGGCTGTTACGGCACAAATAAGCACCCAGGCAGTAGAGCTGTTTGTCAACGGGACTCAGGTACAGCCCGGCAACGCCGTCGATCAGGACGAAACACCCTTTGCCATCAACCTGGCCAAAGGGGTAAACCACATCCTACTCAAATTACCGACCTCGGCTTCCTGGAATTTTGCCTTTCGGCTGGACACCCGGAAACCCATTACCAATCATAAACACAAGTATTCCCTAAATGCCAAAACGTCCGTTCATGAAGCCGACTAA
- a CDS encoding TonB-dependent receptor: MERCTVHFLRSTCLVALLLALCLVSAQAQTKGVIRGKIVDELGGALPGASVRIKGTTQGTVTNLTGDYTLSDITPGTINLEVFYMGFQPYDQPVSVTTGETTVHNITLASTTTMLKGVTVTGIMEGQQKALNQQRNADNFKQIVSADLMGRFPDLNVAESLQRLPGVTIGREQNEGSTVQLRGTPGNYTNINMNGEQIMGTQEQGQRNAQLDLIPANVLSSMEVVKTLTPDLDGDAIAGAINMKTPTAVSLKPRISIDLAAGYNKLRDKANGIANLSYNQRFFQTDKSPNGKLGLALYGSYYRTNNGYDEINAQVWQAKDFNDGQGSILFPTDIRIVHLNNLRTRKGLTATIDYSFNPTASLVFNATYTNLDNDADRYRKRTRMQTANTTRTADGVYTTTRGRGYNEYLNRSIDNGNVNMSLEGEKQFSRLKLDGGLFYTKSLLEQTANSYNYITGNVPLTISQIAGDYIQATGSTDAKNNASLYTYNTYEANNYNSEGTNFVARLNGTYNYKIGANDAYVKAGFKLKRMHNKRYRPSYSTATYNGPAAAGNLTNFLGEAELDDQLLDGNLTFGRAVNGDATIAFLNNNPTYFPANALGNQVAVDTYFYDAEENVTSGYVMNRIQFRKVMLLAGLRVERTGVDYNARLVNQDANGNLTSSVPTNAVYSYTKFLPNVQTKFDLAPNTIARAALSFGYSRPNFNELVPSRVVSILNATLTDGNPDLKPAGTTNYDVSIEHYLKNLGILSVGGFYKHITNFQYNSVVTLTGTEFPGADNYLNYQYFKTYNGDVATVYGLEVNAQTNLTFLPGFLKGFSLYANYTYVYSKADAQLRKGLRLPGQADHTANGSLSYTYKGFTIQGNVNYNGAYTVLLGVNDANDVIRAERVQLDANASYRITKNLTIYAEGTNLLNAPQTDYLGIRSRLYTKQFYDYTGRAGLKYRF, translated from the coding sequence ATGGAACGCTGTACTGTTCATTTTCTTCGATCCACCTGCCTGGTCGCTCTGCTGCTAGCCCTGTGTTTAGTATCTGCCCAGGCTCAAACCAAAGGGGTTATCCGGGGTAAAATTGTGGATGAGCTGGGGGGCGCATTACCGGGCGCATCCGTACGCATCAAAGGCACTACACAAGGTACCGTCACTAACCTGACCGGCGATTATACCCTTAGCGACATTACCCCCGGCACCATCAATCTGGAAGTATTTTACATGGGGTTTCAACCGTACGACCAACCCGTTTCGGTCACTACGGGCGAAACAACCGTGCATAACATTACGCTGGCCAGCACCACAACGATGCTGAAAGGGGTGACCGTTACGGGCATTATGGAAGGCCAGCAAAAGGCGCTGAATCAGCAACGGAATGCCGACAACTTCAAGCAGATCGTGTCGGCCGACCTGATGGGCCGTTTCCCCGACCTGAACGTGGCCGAATCCCTGCAGCGACTCCCCGGCGTAACCATTGGCCGGGAGCAGAACGAAGGGTCGACGGTACAGCTACGCGGTACACCAGGCAACTACACAAACATCAACATGAACGGCGAACAGATTATGGGCACTCAGGAACAGGGGCAGCGAAATGCCCAGCTGGACCTGATTCCGGCCAACGTACTGTCGTCGATGGAAGTGGTGAAGACCCTGACGCCCGACCTGGATGGGGATGCCATTGCTGGAGCAATCAACATGAAAACCCCAACGGCCGTTAGCCTGAAACCCCGGATTTCGATCGACCTGGCGGCTGGCTATAACAAGTTACGCGACAAAGCGAATGGTATCGCAAACCTGAGCTACAACCAGCGTTTTTTCCAGACCGACAAAAGCCCGAACGGCAAACTGGGGCTGGCTCTGTACGGGAGCTACTACCGCACCAACAACGGCTACGATGAGATCAATGCACAGGTATGGCAGGCCAAGGATTTCAATGACGGGCAGGGCTCGATTCTGTTCCCGACCGACATCCGTATTGTTCATCTGAACAACCTCCGAACCCGCAAAGGCCTCACCGCAACGATCGACTACAGCTTCAATCCAACGGCTTCGCTTGTTTTCAACGCGACCTATACCAATCTGGATAACGACGCGGACCGCTATCGGAAACGAACGCGGATGCAGACAGCCAATACCACCCGGACAGCCGATGGTGTCTACACAACAACACGGGGTCGTGGCTACAACGAGTACCTGAACCGAAGCATCGACAACGGTAACGTCAACATGAGTCTGGAAGGTGAAAAGCAGTTTAGCCGACTCAAACTGGACGGGGGCCTGTTCTATACGAAGTCGTTGCTCGAACAAACGGCCAACTCGTACAACTACATCACCGGAAACGTACCGCTGACGATTTCGCAAATAGCCGGGGATTATATTCAGGCGACAGGGTCGACGGATGCCAAAAACAATGCCTCGCTCTACACCTATAACACCTACGAAGCGAACAACTACAACAGCGAAGGCACCAACTTCGTAGCCCGCCTGAACGGCACGTACAACTACAAGATCGGTGCGAACGATGCGTATGTTAAGGCGGGTTTCAAGCTGAAACGAATGCACAACAAACGGTATCGCCCCAGCTATAGTACGGCTACCTACAATGGCCCGGCGGCTGCGGGTAATCTGACCAACTTCCTGGGCGAAGCCGAACTGGATGATCAATTGCTGGATGGCAACCTGACCTTTGGCCGGGCCGTCAATGGCGATGCGACCATTGCTTTCCTGAACAACAATCCTACCTATTTCCCGGCCAATGCGCTGGGCAACCAGGTAGCCGTCGACACCTATTTTTACGATGCTGAAGAGAACGTTACGTCGGGTTATGTTATGAACCGGATTCAGTTCAGAAAGGTCATGCTGCTGGCCGGGCTACGGGTCGAACGAACCGGGGTAGACTACAATGCCCGACTGGTGAATCAGGATGCCAATGGCAATCTGACCTCATCGGTGCCGACCAATGCCGTCTACAGCTATACGAAGTTCCTACCCAACGTACAGACTAAATTCGATCTGGCACCCAACACCATCGCGCGGGCAGCCCTATCATTCGGCTATTCCCGTCCAAACTTCAACGAACTGGTTCCGAGCCGTGTAGTGAGTATTTTGAACGCTACCCTCACCGACGGCAACCCGGACCTGAAACCAGCCGGAACTACGAACTACGACGTTTCTATTGAACATTACCTCAAGAACCTCGGTATCCTTTCGGTAGGCGGCTTTTACAAGCATATCACCAATTTCCAGTACAATAGCGTGGTTACCCTAACAGGTACGGAGTTTCCGGGGGCTGACAATTACCTCAACTACCAGTACTTCAAAACCTATAACGGTGATGTAGCTACGGTATATGGGCTCGAAGTAAACGCCCAGACGAACCTGACGTTCCTGCCGGGCTTTCTGAAAGGGTTTTCGCTGTATGCCAACTACACGTACGTGTACTCGAAAGCTGATGCGCAGTTGCGCAAAGGACTTCGGTTGCCGGGTCAGGCCGACCATACCGCCAACGGCTCCCTGTCGTACACCTACAAAGGATTTACTATACAGGGCAACGTCAACTACAATGGTGCCTATACCGTCTTGCTCGGGGTTAACGACGCCAACGATGTGATCCGGGCCGAACGGGTTCAGCTGGACGCCAATGCCTCCTACCGGATTACTAAAAACCTTACGATTTATGCCGAAGGGACCAACCTGCTGAATGCTCCACAAACAGACTACCTGGGCATCCGCTCTCGTCTATACACCAAGCAATTCTACGATTATACCGGTCGGGCCGGACTCAAATATCGCTTTTAA
- a CDS encoding glycoside hydrolase family 28 protein, with amino-acid sequence MKTLLVSTFIALSTVASATDFNVLTFGAKGDGKTDNTTAIQKTVDACAASGGGLVVFPAGNFLSGTIQLKSHVVLHLSAGCQLTGTTVLAKYPYQQHGFRFYGAEWARQSLIYAHKVDDVGIEGYGTIDGQGASFVTTTLKKPDRYRNRPYLLWFIECKKVRVSGITLRNSAFWMQHYLGCEDVSINGISIWNHSNKNNDMIDIDGSRNVTIQNVKGDSDDDGLTLKSTSPLITENVTVMNCVLSSHCNALKLGTESTGGFRNVAITNCVIRPSAQKTTIYGKPAGISGIALEMVDGGVMENISISNIVVEGPEVPIFIRLGNRARKYDEQASTPGTGRVRNIRLSGITATGSGQTGCSITGIETAKLHEISLNDISIDVLGGGAASDMMKSVPRLDDQYPEGTMFGTLPAYGFYLAHIENIQLSNVRFTCLAPDNRPALALDDVRDFALDRITMPTTATAGAVVYVTGDSRGLIRHSTATGSAKSFVAKSGANTQVKLVENDHPQIRITETSVQ; translated from the coding sequence ATGAAAACGTTACTCGTTAGTACCTTCATCGCCCTATCTACAGTAGCCAGTGCTACGGATTTCAACGTGTTGACGTTCGGAGCCAAAGGGGATGGCAAAACCGACAACACCACAGCCATTCAAAAAACCGTTGACGCCTGCGCGGCATCGGGAGGGGGCCTGGTGGTTTTTCCTGCCGGTAATTTTCTATCCGGCACCATCCAGCTCAAAAGCCATGTTGTGCTTCACCTGTCGGCAGGTTGTCAGCTTACGGGCACAACCGTACTGGCTAAATACCCCTACCAGCAGCATGGGTTCAGGTTTTACGGGGCCGAATGGGCCAGGCAGAGCTTAATCTATGCCCATAAGGTCGACGATGTAGGCATTGAAGGGTATGGAACCATCGACGGGCAAGGGGCCAGCTTTGTCACGACGACCTTGAAGAAACCCGACCGTTACCGAAATCGACCTTACCTGCTCTGGTTCATCGAGTGCAAAAAAGTCAGGGTCAGCGGGATCACCTTGCGCAATTCGGCTTTCTGGATGCAGCACTATCTGGGCTGCGAGGATGTGAGCATCAACGGCATCAGCATCTGGAACCACTCCAACAAAAACAACGACATGATTGACATCGATGGCTCGCGAAACGTAACCATCCAGAATGTCAAAGGCGACTCAGACGACGATGGGCTGACCCTGAAAAGTACCTCTCCCCTGATCACAGAAAACGTTACGGTGATGAATTGCGTCCTGAGCAGCCACTGCAACGCCCTGAAGCTGGGTACCGAATCGACGGGGGGCTTTCGGAATGTGGCTATTACCAACTGCGTCATCAGACCATCAGCCCAGAAAACCACCATTTACGGCAAACCAGCAGGCATCAGCGGAATTGCCCTCGAAATGGTAGACGGGGGCGTTATGGAAAATATATCCATCAGCAATATCGTGGTGGAGGGTCCTGAAGTACCGATTTTCATTCGTCTAGGCAACCGGGCGCGCAAGTATGACGAACAGGCGTCTACGCCGGGTACCGGGCGCGTCCGCAATATCCGGCTGTCGGGGATAACGGCTACGGGCAGTGGCCAGACGGGCTGCTCCATTACAGGGATCGAAACGGCTAAACTCCACGAGATCAGCCTGAACGACATTTCCATCGACGTTTTGGGCGGGGGCGCTGCCAGCGACATGATGAAATCGGTTCCCAGGCTGGACGATCAGTATCCCGAAGGAACCATGTTCGGTACACTGCCAGCTTATGGTTTTTACCTGGCCCACATCGAAAATATCCAGCTCAGCAACGTACGCTTCACCTGCCTTGCACCGGATAACCGGCCTGCTCTGGCGCTGGACGACGTTCGCGATTTCGCGCTGGATCGGATAACCATGCCTACTACCGCAACAGCCGGAGCAGTCGTGTATGTGACAGGCGATAGCCGGGGATTGATCCGTCATAGTACAGCTACCGGCTCTGCCAAAAGCTTTGTCGCAAAATCAGGAGCCAACACCCAGGTAAAACTGGTTGAAAACGACCACCCACAGATACGCATCACCGAAACGAGTGTTCAATGA
- a CDS encoding MFS transporter: MIQTTQSKGRIGNYRWFICAMLFAATTINYLDRQILGLLKPTLEKIFSWTESDYSYIVMAFTATYALGQLLYGRVIDHIGTRLGYIISVSIWSIAAVMHAFIRTTVGFGLVRALLGIGESGNYPGGVKTVAEWFPKRERALAVGIFDSGSNIGACVGPILVPFILALYGWQIAFIITGSLGFIWLLVWLFVYEVPARQKKLSRAEYDYIHSDNDVETPSAGGLSWGKLLGLRQTWTFIVGKFFTDPIWYFFLFWLPAYFNASFHLDLKKPSLPLVIVYTGTMIGSIGGGYLSSWLIQKGWPVYKARKIALLVSAIAVVPILITRYTNDMWLVVSLISLSVAANQAWSANIFTIVSDMFPKKAVSSVVGLGGMAGAVGGVLFESLIGYILDIFKASGNIVVGYNIIFLVCGSSFLIAWLIIHWLTPKMEPVNL; the protein is encoded by the coding sequence ATGATTCAGACTACCCAGTCAAAGGGCCGAATTGGAAATTACCGCTGGTTTATCTGTGCCATGCTGTTTGCCGCTACCACCATCAATTACCTGGACCGGCAAATTCTGGGCTTGTTAAAACCTACCCTGGAGAAGATTTTCAGTTGGACGGAATCCGATTACAGCTATATCGTAATGGCCTTTACAGCAACCTATGCGCTAGGGCAATTACTGTATGGACGCGTAATCGACCACATTGGAACCCGGCTGGGCTATATTATTTCGGTGAGTATCTGGAGCATCGCTGCCGTTATGCACGCGTTCATCCGTACCACCGTCGGCTTTGGCCTGGTACGGGCATTGCTGGGCATAGGCGAATCGGGTAATTATCCGGGCGGGGTAAAAACGGTGGCGGAGTGGTTTCCCAAAAGAGAACGGGCGCTGGCAGTCGGCATTTTTGATTCGGGTTCCAACATTGGCGCTTGCGTGGGCCCCATTCTGGTTCCTTTCATACTGGCGCTGTACGGCTGGCAGATAGCGTTTATCATTACTGGTTCGCTGGGCTTTATCTGGCTGTTGGTCTGGCTTTTCGTTTATGAAGTCCCGGCCCGGCAAAAAAAGCTGAGCCGTGCTGAGTACGACTACATCCATAGCGACAACGACGTTGAAACGCCTTCGGCAGGAGGTCTATCGTGGGGTAAGCTGCTGGGTCTTCGACAAACCTGGACGTTTATTGTCGGCAAGTTTTTTACCGACCCCATCTGGTATTTTTTCCTGTTCTGGCTCCCCGCCTATTTCAACGCGTCGTTCCACCTCGACCTGAAAAAGCCTAGCCTGCCCCTGGTTATCGTGTATACGGGTACGATGATTGGCAGCATCGGGGGTGGTTATCTGTCATCGTGGCTGATTCAAAAAGGGTGGCCCGTTTATAAAGCCCGTAAAATAGCGCTGCTCGTATCAGCTATTGCTGTCGTCCCTATCCTGATCACACGCTATACAAACGATATGTGGCTGGTCGTATCGCTGATCAGTTTGTCTGTAGCCGCCAACCAGGCCTGGAGTGCCAACATTTTCACCATTGTGTCCGATATGTTTCCCAAAAAAGCCGTGAGTTCGGTGGTTGGATTGGGCGGTATGGCCGGGGCTGTCGGTGGGGTATTGTTCGAAAGCCTCATCGGATACATTCTGGATATATTCAAAGCATCGGGCAACATCGTTGTGGGCTACAACATCATCTTCCTGGTGTGCGGCAGTTCGTTCCTGATCGCCTGGCTCATCATCCACTGGCTTACTCCGAAAATGGAACCGGTAAACCTCTGA
- a CDS encoding DUF2905 domain-containing protein — MNPTVGKYIILIGAAIVLVGVVVYLFGDKLYWLGRLPGDIRIEGKNGGGFYFPIVTCIVVSVILNLIIVLIRRFFGP; from the coding sequence ATGAATCCTACTGTTGGTAAATACATTATTCTAATCGGAGCGGCTATTGTACTGGTGGGCGTAGTGGTTTACCTGTTTGGCGATAAGCTCTACTGGCTGGGTCGTTTGCCGGGCGATATTCGGATAGAAGGGAAAAATGGGGGTGGATTTTATTTTCCCATCGTGACCTGTATTGTGGTCAGCGTAATCCTGAACCTGATTATCGTTCTGATCCGTCGTTTTTTCGGGCCTTAG
- a CDS encoding VOC family protein, with product MNFSSARIITADLNRLVSFYEQVTGMPMTRYTDDFAELRTPLATLAIGSTRTVQLFGGDDVARAATNRSVIIELRVEDVDNEYEKLADFLGDAIVQKPTTMPWGNRSLLFRDPDGNLINFFAPVTSAAQQRLDG from the coding sequence ATGAATTTTTCTTCTGCCCGGATCATTACCGCCGATCTCAACCGTCTTGTTTCGTTTTATGAGCAGGTTACGGGTATGCCCATGACACGGTACACCGATGATTTTGCTGAGTTACGCACACCGTTGGCTACGCTGGCTATCGGAAGCACACGCACAGTACAGCTATTCGGTGGAGACGATGTGGCTAGAGCGGCTACCAATCGGTCAGTTATTATTGAATTGCGAGTTGAGGATGTAGATAATGAATACGAAAAACTGGCGGATTTTTTAGGGGATGCCATCGTTCAGAAGCCTACAACCATGCCCTGGGGCAACCGTTCGCTGTTGTTCCGCGACCCCGACGGAAATCTGATCAACTTTTTTGCGCCAGTTACATCAGCAGCACAGCAACGGTTAGATGGATAA
- a CDS encoding sugar phosphate isomerase/epimerase family protein produces MKTLFFCPMWGMENLTYSEAAKRVKAAGYDGMEIAAGPGKRKEATQVMRDNGLEPILMGFGGGSNFAEHKKKYHDDLLDIAAYKPLFINAHTGHDYFTFEQNVELIQTATDVQKQTGVRILHETHRGRFSYSAPAIQYYLLKLPDLRLTADYSHWVNVAESYLADQADNVTRAIAVSDHIHCRVGQPEAPQVTDPRAPEWKDALETHAKWWDAIRDRLQRANASQLTVTCEFGPAPGYLPTLPYSNLPVASQWDINVFMKDFLKKRWQV; encoded by the coding sequence TTGAAAACACTCTTCTTCTGCCCGATGTGGGGCATGGAAAATCTAACGTATTCAGAAGCCGCCAAACGCGTGAAAGCCGCAGGATACGACGGCATGGAAATTGCAGCTGGCCCCGGCAAACGAAAAGAAGCCACACAGGTCATGCGCGATAACGGTCTCGAACCGATTTTGATGGGCTTCGGTGGAGGGAGTAATTTTGCCGAGCACAAGAAAAAATACCACGACGACCTGCTCGACATTGCTGCGTATAAACCGCTGTTCATCAACGCTCATACGGGCCATGATTACTTTACCTTCGAGCAAAACGTTGAATTGATTCAGACAGCCACCGATGTCCAGAAACAGACTGGCGTTCGGATTCTGCATGAAACGCATCGGGGCCGTTTTTCGTACAGTGCACCCGCCATTCAGTACTACCTGCTTAAACTACCCGATCTGCGACTTACTGCAGACTATTCGCACTGGGTCAACGTGGCAGAGTCGTATCTGGCCGATCAGGCGGATAATGTAACGCGCGCCATTGCCGTCAGCGATCATATTCACTGCCGGGTGGGCCAGCCCGAAGCCCCACAAGTCACCGACCCCAGGGCACCTGAATGGAAAGATGCGCTCGAAACACACGCCAAATGGTGGGATGCCATTCGTGATCGACTCCAGCGGGCCAATGCCTCACAACTCACCGTTACCTGCGAATTTGGCCCAGCACCGGGTTATCTGCCTACACTGCCCTATAGCAACCTGCCTGTCGCTAGTCAGTGGGACATCAATGTCTTCATGAAAGATTTCCTCAAAAAGCGTTGGCAGGTATAA
- a CDS encoding LacI family DNA-binding transcriptional regulator has product MKQVTIKDIAKELNLSISTVSRALRDSWEISEPTKQRVIELAKRLEYNPNPAALHLLSSHSKEIGVIVPEIANPFFAVVIAGIEDIAFAHGYQVVIYQSHDSYEREVLNVKHILQQRKDGLLVSIATGTKDVAHFQAMRERGFPIVFFDRVCEDIDTPSVSVDDFEGAYMATEHLIDQGCQQIALLSGPEHLLTSRRRIDGYRVALQRHHRPVVDEWIIPLPFSPEQSLAVTRELLSGPNRPDGIFAASDAIALGSHAAINELGLSMPQEIALIGFADLPIASLLNPPLSSVAEPTFEMGQTAANLLINMIRNPGGQMPSAGNVLKTKLMVRRSSQRLPLS; this is encoded by the coding sequence ATGAAACAAGTGACGATTAAAGACATTGCTAAAGAGTTGAACCTGTCAATTTCCACTGTTTCCAGAGCCTTGAGGGATAGTTGGGAGATTAGCGAACCCACTAAGCAACGGGTAATCGAACTGGCGAAACGACTTGAGTACAACCCGAACCCGGCTGCCTTGCATTTGCTGAGCAGTCATAGCAAAGAAATCGGAGTGATTGTTCCCGAAATAGCCAACCCTTTTTTCGCCGTCGTCATTGCGGGTATTGAAGATATTGCCTTTGCGCACGGATACCAGGTGGTTATTTACCAGAGTCATGATAGCTACGAGCGGGAGGTTCTGAATGTAAAGCATATCCTCCAGCAACGGAAAGATGGGTTACTGGTATCAATTGCAACAGGAACCAAAGACGTGGCGCATTTCCAGGCGATGCGTGAACGTGGTTTCCCAATCGTTTTTTTCGACCGGGTTTGTGAAGACATCGATACGCCTAGCGTGTCTGTCGATGATTTTGAAGGTGCGTATATGGCCACGGAACATTTGATTGACCAGGGCTGTCAGCAGATTGCCCTCCTGTCGGGGCCTGAACACCTACTCACGAGTCGACGACGGATTGATGGGTACCGGGTTGCCCTGCAGCGTCATCACCGTCCGGTTGTAGATGAGTGGATTATTCCCTTACCGTTTAGCCCCGAACAATCGTTAGCCGTTACCCGGGAACTGCTAAGTGGGCCCAATCGGCCCGATGGTATTTTTGCCGCCAGCGATGCCATTGCGTTGGGAAGTCATGCTGCCATTAACGAATTAGGTCTGTCTATGCCGCAGGAGATCGCCCTGATTGGGTTCGCCGATTTACCGATTGCCTCCCTGTTAAACCCTCCTTTAAGCTCCGTAGCCGAACCTACCTTTGAGATGGGGCAAACGGCAGCAAATCTGTTAATTAATATGATCAGGAACCCTGGTGGTCAAATGCCCTCGGCAGGCAACGTCTTAAAAACCAAACTCATGGTCAGAAGGTCTTCACAACGGCTTCCATTAAGTTAG